A region from the Benincasa hispida cultivar B227 chromosome 8, ASM972705v1, whole genome shotgun sequence genome encodes:
- the LOC120084100 gene encoding uncharacterized protein LOC120084100, whose protein sequence is MDKFTQILQASLGNIQPDPEKKYGIERLKALGATNFEGTKDPADAKVLMNQVEKCFGVMRCPENIKLSLATFLLQKQAEDWWKLLKNRRGDQEEVCWEEFRKAFFERFYPRSFRDMKQDKFLQLMQGNMTVAEYKLKYTTLSKYALNIIVDEKERCRSFESGLR, encoded by the coding sequence ATGGATAAATTCACTCAAATACTTCAAGCAAGTTTAGGAAATATACAACCTGATCCCGAGAAGAAATATGGGATAGAACGATTAAAGGCATTGGGAGCTACAAACTTTGAAGGAACAAAGGATCCTGCAGATGCAAAAGTTTTGATGAATCAAGTAGAAAAATGTTTCGGGGTAATGAGATGccctgaaaacataaaattaagtCTTGCAACATTCTTACTACAAAAACAGGCAGAAGATTGGTGGAAACTACTGAAGAATAGAAGAGGAGACCAAGAAGAAGTGTGTTGGGAAGAATTTCGAAAAGCATTTTTCGAAAGATTCTATCCTAGATCATTCAGAGATATGAAACAAGATAAGTTTCTACAACTCATGCAGGGAAACATGACTGTAGCGGAATATAAATTAAAGTATACAACGCTATCCAAGTATGCTTTAAACATAATTGTGGATGAAAAGGAACGCTGTCGGAGTTTTGAATCAGGATTAAGATAA